The following are from one region of the Prochlorococcus marinus str. SB genome:
- the ndhI gene encoding NAD(P)H-quinone oxidoreductase subunit I gives MNNFLQQINSYIKEAFNAGKYLYNGISVTFDHLRRRPVTVQYPYEKLIPSERYRGRIHYEFDKCIACEVCVRVCPINLPVVDWVMNKETKKKELRNYSIDFGVCIFCGNCVEYCPTNCLSMTEEYELATFDRHNLNFDNVALGRLPTNVTTDPSVKPLRELAYLPKGVMDPHEIPASDARVGKLPEEVYDWMRPESNENKDKVSNPNN, from the coding sequence ATGAACAATTTCCTTCAACAAATAAATAGCTATATCAAAGAAGCATTTAATGCTGGCAAATATTTATACAATGGTATATCAGTAACTTTTGATCATCTTCGAAGAAGACCAGTTACTGTTCAATATCCATATGAAAAATTAATACCCTCTGAAAGATATAGAGGAAGGATACATTATGAATTTGATAAATGTATTGCTTGTGAAGTTTGTGTGAGAGTATGTCCCATAAATCTCCCAGTAGTTGATTGGGTAATGAATAAAGAAACCAAAAAAAAGGAACTTAGAAATTATTCAATAGATTTTGGAGTTTGTATTTTTTGCGGAAATTGTGTTGAATATTGCCCAACTAATTGTCTGTCAATGACCGAAGAATATGAACTAGCTACTTTTGACAGACACAATTTAAATTTCGATAATGTCGCACTTGGCAGACTACCCACAAATGTTACAACAGATCCTTCAGTTAAACCTCTAAGAGAACTTGCCTATCTTCCTAAAGGTGTCATGGACCCTCATGAAATCCCAGCTTCAGATGCAAGAGTTGGTAAATTACCGGAAGAAGTTTATGATTGGATGAGGCCTGAATCCAATGAAAATAAAGATAAAGTTTCTAATCCAAACAATTAA
- a CDS encoding NAD(+) kinase translates to MKLSLVLIVYRSDSSIAQEASKFCEEVLKAKNIKSNRIESDFHKDEIKKYFSNSEFQPNIGIVLGGDGTFLKCANALADYDIPLLSINIGGNLGFLTQEKEFIFDKSFIEILENEEYLIDFRNRLNCNVYIEGRSSEKKIIKSYNALNDFYFKSVEEDISPTNQIQIEIDNEKVNEYKGDGLIVATTTGSTAYSMAAGGPIVHPSIDGMIINPICPMSLASRPIVIPNTSTVIIKPVKKSKGEIKLWTDGSKCMTIKENYYCEINKGKSPCKIIKFKKSTSYYNTLIKKLDWKGDLSPNNFKN, encoded by the coding sequence ATGAAACTTTCATTAGTGCTTATTGTATATCGTTCAGATAGTTCTATAGCTCAAGAGGCTTCAAAATTCTGTGAAGAAGTTCTCAAAGCAAAAAATATTAAATCAAACAGGATTGAAAGTGATTTTCATAAAGATGAAATTAAAAAATATTTTTCTAATTCAGAATTCCAACCAAATATTGGCATAGTTCTTGGTGGAGATGGAACCTTCCTGAAATGTGCAAATGCATTAGCTGATTATGATATTCCTTTATTGAGTATTAATATTGGAGGTAATTTGGGGTTTCTTACTCAAGAGAAAGAATTTATATTTGACAAATCTTTTATTGAAATCCTTGAAAACGAAGAATATTTAATTGACTTTCGTAATAGATTAAATTGCAATGTTTATATTGAGGGGAGAAGTTCTGAGAAAAAAATCATAAAAAGCTATAACGCCTTAAATGATTTTTATTTTAAATCAGTTGAAGAAGATATTTCTCCGACCAACCAAATACAAATTGAAATAGATAATGAGAAGGTAAATGAGTATAAAGGTGATGGATTGATTGTAGCTACAACTACGGGTTCAACAGCCTACTCAATGGCTGCAGGAGGTCCAATAGTCCATCCAAGTATAGATGGAATGATTATTAACCCTATATGCCCAATGAGTTTGGCTAGTAGACCAATCGTCATACCTAATACAAGTACGGTAATCATTAAGCCAGTAAAAAAAAGTAAAGGGGAAATTAAATTATGGACTGACGGTTCAAAATGTATGACCATTAAGGAAAATTATTATTGTGAGATCAATAAAGGGAAATCACCCTGCAAAATAATAAAGTTTAAAAAAAGCACAAGTTACTATAATACCTTAATAAAAAAACTAGATTGGAAAGGCGATTTGTCTCCAAATAATTTCAAAAATTAA
- a CDS encoding translation initiation factor SUI1 — protein MGKKNWIEFDNQEKKSEETAKVDTFNKRSKINISKQKKGKKGKTITLIRGLGTEDEILLKELLKKIKVFCGTGGTLIDRNIQLQGDMVSKSIEFLRKEGFHNL, from the coding sequence ATGGGAAAAAAGAATTGGATCGAATTTGATAATCAAGAAAAGAAATCTGAAGAAACAGCTAAGGTAGATACTTTTAATAAAAGATCAAAAATAAATATTTCAAAGCAAAAAAAAGGTAAAAAGGGCAAGACAATAACTTTAATTAGAGGTTTAGGCACTGAGGATGAAATCTTATTAAAAGAATTACTAAAAAAAATTAAAGTTTTTTGTGGGACTGGAGGAACATTAATTGACAGAAATATCCAGTTACAGGGTGATATGGTATCGAAATCAATTGAGTTTCTTCGTAAAGAGGGATTTCATAATTTATGA
- a CDS encoding CYTH domain-containing protein has translation MAFEIERRFLIKNENWKEFINKKVYIEQGYFSKSLDGWIIRVRLIGKNSKITLKKHIKGFTNFEFEYSIPRSDAETIMSNLSNIIKKDRFFLEIEKKSWIIDCFKEPNYPLEIAEIELSNEEEDLFLPSFISKEITGLTHYSNFSLANNPFSKWKED, from the coding sequence ATGGCCTTTGAGATAGAAAGAAGATTTCTTATAAAAAATGAAAATTGGAAAGAATTCATAAATAAAAAAGTTTATATTGAACAAGGATATTTTTCCAAAAGTTTAGATGGTTGGATTATTAGGGTAAGGCTTATAGGCAAAAACTCTAAAATTACACTTAAAAAACATATCAAGGGTTTTACCAACTTTGAATTTGAATACTCCATTCCACGAAGCGATGCTGAAACAATAATGTCAAATCTTTCAAATATAATTAAAAAAGATAGATTCTTTTTAGAAATTGAAAAAAAATCTTGGATTATAGATTGTTTTAAAGAACCTAATTATCCACTTGAAATTGCAGAAATTGAACTTTCTAATGAAGAGGAAGATTTATTTCTTCCATCTTTCATTTCAAAAGAAATTACTGGGTTGACCCATTACTCCAATTTCAGTCTCGCTAACAATCCTTTTTCAAAGTGGAAAGAGGACTAA
- the purE gene encoding 5-(carboxyamino)imidazole ribonucleotide mutase, with translation MSELNSKDIYKIAVVMGSDSDLNTLKPAIDILREFEIKTEVCILSAHRTPIEMMEYAKNAESENIKVIIAGAGGAAHLPGMLASITCIPVIGVPVESKTLKGIDSLLSIVQMPAGIPVATVAINGGQNAGLLAIEMISLFDESIKKNLKEFRENLHTQVRTKNNKLSTIGPDKYLQNE, from the coding sequence TTGTCAGAATTGAATTCTAAAGATATTTATAAAATTGCTGTCGTAATGGGTAGTGATTCAGATCTAAATACATTGAAACCAGCAATTGATATTTTAAGAGAATTTGAAATAAAAACTGAAGTTTGTATACTTTCTGCTCATCGAACACCTATTGAAATGATGGAATATGCAAAAAATGCAGAATCAGAAAACATAAAAGTAATAATTGCCGGTGCTGGGGGTGCTGCTCATCTTCCTGGAATGCTGGCATCCATAACTTGCATTCCTGTAATTGGAGTACCAGTAGAGAGTAAGACACTGAAGGGAATTGACTCTCTTTTATCAATCGTTCAAATGCCCGCTGGAATTCCAGTTGCAACAGTTGCAATTAATGGAGGACAGAATGCTGGATTATTGGCAATAGAGATGATCAGTTTATTTGATGAATCCATAAAGAAAAATTTAAAAGAATTCAGAGAAAATCTACATACACAGGTAAGAACAAAAAATAATAAGTTATCAACTATTGGACCAGACAAATATCTGCAAAATGAATAG
- the cysC gene encoding adenylyl-sulfate kinase, with amino-acid sequence MKEQNQTKSTNIKWHNLTIDREKLEKMRGHKGMVIWFTGLSGSGKSTLANALNEVLHLDGFSTYVLDGDNIRHGLCKDLGFSDEDREENIRRIGEVANLFMNAGIITITAFVSPFISDRDKVRKIIGSKDFIEVYCSADITVCENRDTKGLYKKARLGEIKEFTGISSPYEAPHKPEIVVDTGSLDLNESVEKVIKYLKKENFLNKA; translated from the coding sequence ATGAAAGAACAAAATCAAACAAAGTCAACCAATATAAAGTGGCACAACCTAACTATAGATAGAGAAAAGTTAGAGAAAATGAGAGGTCATAAAGGTATGGTTATCTGGTTTACAGGTTTATCCGGTTCTGGCAAAAGTACTTTGGCCAACGCTTTAAATGAAGTTTTACATTTAGATGGTTTTTCGACTTATGTCTTGGATGGAGATAATATTAGACACGGTTTATGTAAAGATCTTGGTTTTTCGGATGAAGATAGAGAAGAAAATATAAGAAGAATTGGCGAAGTTGCGAATTTATTTATGAATGCTGGGATAATAACTATTACAGCATTCGTTTCGCCATTTATTAGCGATAGAGATAAGGTGAGAAAAATTATTGGATCTAAGGATTTTATTGAAGTTTATTGTTCTGCTGATATCACAGTTTGCGAAAATAGGGATACTAAAGGTCTTTATAAGAAAGCTCGTTTGGGTGAAATTAAGGAGTTTACAGGGATTTCTAGTCCATATGAAGCTCCTCATAAACCCGAAATTGTTGTTGATACAGGTTCGTTAGATTTAAATGAATCCGTTGAAAAAGTTATTAAATACCTTAAAAAAGAAAACTTTCTTAACAAGGCCTAA
- the trpB gene encoding tryptophan synthase subunit beta, which produces MVSTFSRKDQNYKNDDLNQPSKEGRFGKYGGQYVPETLMPALFELEDAASNAWKDKLFVEELNHLLKTYVGRETPLYEAKRLTEHYKNNQATPRIWLKREDLNHTGAHKINNALGQALLAIRMGKKRIIAETGAGQHGVATATVCARFGLKCIIYMGAEDIKRQSLNVFRMKLLGAEVKVVNSGTATLKDATSEAIRDWVSNVETTHYILGSVAGPHPFPKIVRDFHAVIGEETKKQCLESFGSLPDILLACVGGGSNAMGLFHPFVKETSVRLIGVEAAGSGVDTDKHAATITKGSVGILHGSMSLLLQDDNGQVQEAHSISAGLDYPGVGPEHSHLKDIGRAEYGSVTDQEALDALKLVSELEGIIPALETSHAFAWLDKLCPTLEKDTHIVINCSGRGDKDVNTVASSLDI; this is translated from the coding sequence GTGGTAAGTACATTTTCTCGCAAAGATCAAAACTATAAAAATGACGATTTAAATCAACCCTCCAAAGAGGGAAGATTTGGAAAATATGGTGGTCAATATGTTCCTGAAACACTAATGCCCGCTCTTTTTGAGCTTGAAGACGCTGCATCTAATGCATGGAAAGATAAACTTTTTGTAGAAGAATTAAATCATCTACTTAAGACTTATGTAGGAAGAGAAACACCACTTTATGAAGCCAAAAGACTTACTGAACATTACAAAAATAATCAAGCAACTCCCAGAATATGGCTTAAAAGAGAAGATTTAAATCATACTGGGGCTCACAAAATCAATAATGCTCTTGGACAAGCTTTATTGGCAATAAGAATGGGAAAAAAAAGAATAATTGCAGAAACTGGAGCAGGTCAACATGGAGTTGCTACTGCTACTGTTTGTGCGAGATTTGGCTTGAAATGTATTATCTACATGGGTGCTGAAGATATAAAAAGGCAATCCCTTAACGTTTTCAGAATGAAACTTCTAGGAGCTGAAGTTAAAGTTGTAAATTCTGGAACTGCAACACTTAAGGATGCCACTAGTGAAGCCATTAGAGATTGGGTTTCTAATGTCGAAACAACACACTATATTTTAGGATCTGTTGCAGGCCCACACCCTTTCCCAAAGATTGTGCGGGATTTTCATGCAGTTATAGGTGAAGAAACTAAAAAACAATGTTTGGAATCATTTGGATCTTTGCCCGATATTTTGCTTGCTTGTGTAGGTGGGGGATCAAATGCAATGGGGCTTTTCCATCCATTTGTTAAGGAAACTTCTGTGCGGCTTATTGGAGTTGAAGCCGCCGGAAGCGGAGTTGATACTGACAAACATGCTGCCACTATCACTAAAGGTTCAGTTGGAATTTTGCATGGATCAATGAGTCTTCTCTTGCAAGATGATAATGGTCAAGTACAAGAAGCTCACTCAATAAGTGCAGGTTTAGATTACCCTGGAGTAGGACCTGAACATAGCCATTTAAAAGATATAGGTAGAGCAGAATATGGATCCGTCACAGATCAAGAAGCTTTAGACGCTTTAAAACTTGTTAGTGAACTAGAAGGAATTATTCCTGCACTTGAAACTTCCCATGCCTTTGCTTGGTTAGATAAATTATGCCCTACTCTTGAAAAAGATACTCATATAGTTATCAATTGCTCTGGGAGAGGCGACAAAGATGTTAATACTGTTGCATCTTCATTAGATATTTAA
- the nuoK gene encoding NADH-quinone oxidoreductase subunit NuoK — translation MNLESIPLQAFLIVSSALFCIGIWGLLNSRNAVRVLMSIELMLNAVNINLMAFSSYIDNNLIQGQVFTIFVITVAAAEAAVGLAILLSLYRNRVTVDMESFNLLKW, via the coding sequence ATGAATTTAGAATCAATTCCTCTTCAAGCTTTTTTAATAGTTTCTTCAGCACTATTTTGCATTGGTATTTGGGGATTATTAAATAGCAGAAATGCAGTCAGAGTTCTTATGAGCATTGAATTAATGCTCAATGCGGTAAATATAAACTTGATGGCGTTTTCTTCCTATATTGATAATAATTTAATTCAGGGACAAGTTTTTACAATTTTTGTGATTACTGTTGCTGCCGCAGAAGCAGCCGTTGGATTAGCTATATTGTTATCTCTTTATAGGAATAGAGTGACTGTCGATATGGAAAGTTTTAATTTATTAAAATGGTAA
- the nuoH gene encoding NADH-quinone oxidoreductase subunit NuoH — MEYGLDLEYSFNEFLKGFGLSSEIAHIIWLPLPMLLVLVAAVVGVLVTVWLERKISAAAQQRIGPEYAGALGVLQPIADGLKLLVKEDIIPAKADGILFTAGPILVLVPVILSWLIVPFGQNLLISNVGIGIFLWIALSSIQPIGLLMSGYASNNKYSLLGGLRAAAQSISYEIPLALSVLAIVLMTNSLSTVDIVNQQSGAGILSWNIWRQPVGFIVFWICALAECERLPFDLPEAEEELVAGYQTEYAGMKFALFYLGSYINLILSALLVSILYLGGWGFPIPVELIAKFLNLPINAPFIQVFTASIGIVMTVLKAYLLVFIAILLRWTTPRVRIDQLLDLGWKFLLPISLANLLITAVLKLAFPQFFGG, encoded by the coding sequence TTGGAATACGGATTAGATCTCGAATATAGTTTTAATGAATTCTTAAAAGGTTTTGGCCTTTCCAGCGAAATCGCTCATATAATATGGCTCCCTCTTCCTATGCTTTTGGTTTTGGTAGCGGCAGTTGTTGGCGTTTTAGTAACAGTTTGGCTTGAAAGAAAAATATCTGCTGCTGCTCAACAAAGAATAGGTCCAGAATATGCTGGAGCGCTCGGCGTCCTCCAACCAATTGCAGATGGTCTTAAGTTACTTGTCAAAGAAGATATTATTCCTGCCAAAGCCGATGGGATACTCTTCACTGCAGGACCTATATTAGTTCTTGTCCCAGTGATTCTGTCCTGGCTAATTGTTCCTTTTGGACAAAACCTTTTAATAAGTAACGTTGGCATTGGAATTTTCCTATGGATCGCTTTAAGCAGTATTCAGCCAATTGGCCTTCTTATGAGCGGATACGCATCAAATAATAAGTATTCTTTATTAGGAGGTTTAAGAGCAGCGGCTCAATCAATAAGTTATGAAATACCTTTAGCTTTATCTGTACTCGCTATCGTACTAATGACAAATTCTCTAAGTACTGTTGACATTGTCAACCAACAAAGTGGTGCTGGAATCCTAAGTTGGAATATATGGAGACAACCAGTTGGTTTTATAGTCTTTTGGATTTGTGCTCTTGCAGAATGTGAGAGACTTCCGTTTGACTTACCCGAAGCTGAAGAAGAATTAGTTGCGGGATATCAAACTGAATATGCAGGGATGAAATTCGCATTGTTCTACCTGGGTAGTTACATTAATTTAATTCTTTCCGCTTTATTAGTATCAATACTTTATTTGGGAGGTTGGGGTTTTCCTATACCAGTTGAATTAATAGCTAAGTTCCTTAATTTACCTATTAACGCACCCTTTATTCAGGTTTTCACTGCATCAATAGGAATTGTAATGACTGTACTGAAAGCATATCTTTTAGTTTTTATTGCAATATTATTACGTTGGACAACTCCTAGAGTAAGAATTGATCAACTCTTAGATCTAGGATGGAAGTTTCTTCTGCCAATTTCTCTTGCTAATCTTTTGATAACAGCAGTATTAAAACTTGCTTTTCCGCAATTCTTTGGTGGTTAA
- a CDS encoding NADH-quinone oxidoreductase subunit J: MSIAITTQFICFTVLSLVVIIGALGVVLLESIVYSAFLLGGVFMSVAGLYLLLNASFVAAAQVLVYVGAVNVLIIFAIMLVNKKEDLKPINDIKSRRVISTSICLTLLSLLIRVDLTNVWSLSSPQNSIGEESTIRIGEHLFSDYLLPFEVASVLLLMAMIGAIVLARRDVMSKDISTGLPVDQELIEKSSEPLLTNKN; this comes from the coding sequence ATGTCCATTGCCATAACAACACAATTTATTTGTTTTACAGTTTTATCTTTAGTTGTCATTATTGGAGCACTTGGTGTTGTGTTGCTCGAAAGTATTGTTTATTCAGCATTTCTGCTTGGTGGAGTTTTCATGAGTGTTGCAGGATTATATCTTCTATTAAATGCAAGTTTTGTTGCTGCAGCTCAAGTTTTAGTTTATGTGGGTGCAGTGAATGTATTAATAATTTTTGCAATAATGCTAGTCAATAAAAAAGAAGATTTAAAGCCTATTAATGACATTAAATCGAGAAGAGTTATATCAACATCGATATGTTTAACCCTTCTAAGCCTCTTAATAAGAGTTGATTTGACCAATGTATGGAGCTTATCAAGTCCTCAAAACTCTATTGGAGAAGAATCAACTATTAGGATTGGAGAACATCTTTTTAGTGATTATTTACTCCCATTTGAAGTAGCTTCAGTCTTACTTTTAATGGCAATGATTGGGGCTATTGTTTTAGCTAGAAGAGATGTAATGAGTAAAGATATTTCGACTGGACTACCTGTTGATCAAGAGTTAATTGAAAAATCATCAGAACCATTACTTACAAATAAAAATTAA
- a CDS encoding citrate synthase, producing the protein MDSNKLILKPGLEGVPVTNSSICDIDGNKGKLLYRGYSIEELSKKSSFLETAYLLIWGELPTAIQLRDFEQEVQMHRRLSFRVRDMMKCFPATGHPMDALQSSAASLGLFYSRRAIDDPNYIYNAVIRLIAKIPTMIAAFQLIRKGQDPIQPRDDLTYSSNFLYMLTEKEQDPIAAKVFDRCLILHAEHSLNASTFSARVTASTLTDPYAVIASAVGTLAGPLHGGANEDVIAMLEEIKTPENAGSFLDNAIKNKSKIMGFGHREYKVKDPRAIILQKLAEELFIRFGADEMYEVAKSLEAEAIPRLGPKGIFPNVDFYSGLVYRKLGIPRDLFTPIFAISRVAGWLAHWREQLGANRIFRPSQIYTGSAPRDWISLENRE; encoded by the coding sequence TTGGATAGTAACAAACTAATTTTAAAACCAGGATTAGAGGGTGTCCCAGTTACTAATTCATCTATATGTGATATTGACGGCAACAAAGGTAAATTATTGTACAGAGGATATTCCATTGAGGAACTATCCAAAAAAAGCAGTTTTTTAGAAACCGCTTACCTATTGATTTGGGGTGAATTGCCCACAGCTATTCAACTAAGAGATTTCGAACAAGAAGTTCAGATGCATCGAAGGTTAAGTTTTAGAGTCAGAGATATGATGAAATGTTTCCCTGCAACTGGTCATCCTATGGATGCTCTTCAATCTAGTGCAGCTTCTTTGGGGCTCTTCTATTCGCGTAGAGCAATAGATGATCCTAATTACATCTACAACGCAGTCATAAGACTAATAGCAAAAATTCCCACAATGATTGCAGCGTTCCAACTTATTAGAAAAGGACAAGACCCAATTCAACCTAGAGATGATCTAACTTACTCATCAAATTTTCTTTACATGTTGACTGAAAAAGAACAAGATCCTATAGCCGCAAAAGTTTTTGATAGATGCTTAATTCTACATGCCGAACATAGTTTAAACGCCAGTACATTTAGCGCTAGAGTGACTGCAAGTACTCTTACAGATCCATATGCTGTCATCGCCTCTGCAGTAGGAACCTTAGCTGGCCCATTACATGGAGGAGCAAACGAGGATGTGATTGCGATGTTAGAAGAGATTAAAACCCCAGAAAATGCTGGGTCTTTTTTAGATAATGCAATAAAAAATAAAAGTAAGATAATGGGCTTTGGCCACAGAGAATATAAAGTCAAAGATCCCAGAGCAATAATTCTTCAAAAACTTGCAGAAGAACTTTTTATTAGATTTGGAGCAGATGAAATGTATGAAGTTGCTAAATCACTTGAGGCAGAGGCAATACCAAGACTTGGACCTAAGGGTATATTCCCTAACGTAGATTTTTATTCTGGCCTTGTTTATAGAAAACTTGGTATTCCTCGTGATTTATTTACTCCAATTTTTGCCATATCTAGAGTGGCTGGTTGGTTAGCTCATTGGAGAGAGCAACTTGGAGCAAATAGAATTTTCAGACCATCACAAATCTATACAGGTTCAGCACCAAGAGATTGGATTAGCCTAGAAAACAGAGAATAA
- a CDS encoding helix-turn-helix domain-containing protein, which yields MQMVEEEVNNIDMMGLSAREMEIIDLVADGLTNQEIAVKLTISKRTVDNHVSNMFTKTGSKNRVALLNWAMDNGKICRDGFNCCTLPDSDQD from the coding sequence ATGCAAATGGTTGAAGAAGAAGTAAACAACATTGATATGATGGGTCTCTCAGCAAGGGAGATGGAAATCATTGATCTCGTAGCTGATGGGCTTACAAATCAAGAAATTGCGGTAAAACTAACTATTAGTAAAAGAACTGTTGATAATCATGTAAGTAATATGTTTACAAAAACTGGTTCTAAAAACAGAGTAGCGCTTTTGAATTGGGCAATGGACAATGGCAAGATTTGTAGAGATGGATTTAATTGTTGTACACTCCCAGACTCTGATCAAGATTAG
- a CDS encoding rhodanese-like domain-containing protein, whose product MGSYPKSINASSLNDWFNSEKEDPVLIDVREQSELELARFSKEFLHIPISKVTFEYVEEIFSGLLDREIVVTCHAGIRSYNFSQWCLDNNIVSEIWNLEEGIDGWSRYIDPSIPRY is encoded by the coding sequence TTGGGAAGTTATCCAAAATCTATAAATGCTTCTAGTCTAAATGATTGGTTTAATTCTGAGAAAGAAGATCCAGTCTTAATTGATGTAAGAGAGCAGTCAGAGCTTGAACTGGCTCGTTTCTCAAAAGAATTTTTACATATACCAATTAGTAAGGTTACATTTGAATATGTTGAAGAAATATTTTCTGGTTTATTAGATAGAGAAATTGTAGTTACCTGTCATGCAGGAATAAGAAGTTATAATTTTTCTCAATGGTGCTTGGATAATAATATTGTGAGCGAAATATGGAATTTGGAGGAGGGTATTGATGGATGGAGTAGATATATTGACCCATCAATACCAAGGTATTGA